A window of the Terriglobales bacterium genome harbors these coding sequences:
- the glnD gene encoding [protein-PII] uridylyltransferase encodes MSTASSTGALDKFYASETARIARGFELSGNGRLAVQQRTELAGTLVVKLWRTMLGEEARGFALAAIGGFGRGELFPHSDIDLLFLCAEAPPTAVKLNISTLCRELWDAGLRASPVMRTLGECDRLDTGNVEGALSLLDCRFLVGDAALFRQLHDDLLPRLVRREWQSLVQGVAQLARDRHGKFGNTIFHLEPNVKECPGGLRDQHTAYWLALIAALDKQRAWPDRASLVPSALQVQFGRACEFLADVRCFLHYRHGRDDNKLTWDAQEQAAASGIGLSNRAAVDAASWMRTYFQHARAIHRFMSQVLEDIPPARSSLFQQFQQWRSRVSNQDFSVVGGRVFLQQATAISDPDLLLRLFGFIARHGFKLSADTERRAEQVLPTIAERLPRGPALWSHLREILLAPHAAPTLRAMHSLGLLTQIIPEFKLVDSLVLRDFYHRYTVDEHTFLAIENLQRLNGSDDDRERRFAEMLSEVKESDLLYLAVLLHDLGKGGPGDQHVQSSVAIAEGILERLGLNEHERETVIFLIANHLELSATLRRDIFDSETIRNLADKIGTPERLQMLCLLTWSDIKSVNPAALTPWKAEMLWQLYIATVRRLNHSVDQERVHGDEAQVARVISTFPDRATEIREFLNGLPQRYLRTYAEQAAFHFQLVSQLRNGAIQLSLNLNRDLFELTVVTGDRPGLFATIAGFLFAWGMSIIKADAFSHNSGIILDTFHFSDRFGTLTMNPPERERFKRNLEEVLCGEANLEKLVLNRLRSERPGTPPVKIEPKVEFDGQCSSHSTVIEIIAQDRPGLLYDVASLLAAEQCNIEVALIDTQGHMAVDVFYLTSERRKLDSERQQRLAAQLIAELH; translated from the coding sequence ATGTCCACGGCCTCAAGCACCGGCGCGCTCGATAAGTTTTACGCCTCGGAAACGGCACGCATCGCGCGCGGCTTCGAACTCAGCGGCAACGGCCGGCTCGCCGTCCAGCAACGGACCGAACTGGCCGGAACCCTGGTGGTTAAGCTGTGGCGCACCATGCTCGGCGAAGAAGCCCGCGGCTTCGCGCTCGCCGCCATTGGCGGCTTCGGACGCGGCGAACTCTTCCCACACTCCGACATCGATCTTCTGTTCCTGTGCGCCGAGGCGCCGCCGACTGCGGTCAAACTCAACATCAGCACGCTCTGCCGCGAACTCTGGGACGCCGGGCTGCGGGCGAGCCCGGTCATGCGCACGCTGGGGGAGTGTGATCGCCTCGACACAGGAAACGTAGAAGGCGCGCTCTCGCTGCTTGACTGCCGTTTTCTTGTCGGTGACGCGGCGCTCTTTCGGCAGCTACACGACGATCTGCTCCCCCGCCTGGTGCGCCGGGAATGGCAATCCCTGGTGCAAGGCGTTGCCCAGCTTGCGCGTGATCGCCATGGCAAGTTCGGCAACACGATTTTTCATCTCGAGCCCAATGTGAAGGAATGCCCTGGCGGCCTGCGCGACCAGCACACCGCGTACTGGCTGGCGCTGATCGCCGCCCTCGACAAGCAGCGCGCCTGGCCCGATCGCGCGTCACTGGTGCCTTCCGCGTTGCAGGTGCAGTTCGGGCGCGCCTGCGAATTCCTCGCCGACGTGCGCTGTTTTCTTCACTACCGGCATGGCCGCGATGACAACAAGCTCACCTGGGACGCGCAGGAGCAGGCCGCTGCAAGCGGGATCGGCTTGTCCAACCGGGCCGCCGTCGATGCGGCCTCGTGGATGCGTACGTATTTCCAACACGCCCGCGCCATTCATCGCTTCATGAGCCAGGTGCTGGAAGACATTCCACCGGCGCGTTCCTCGCTATTCCAGCAATTCCAGCAGTGGCGTTCGCGGGTTTCGAACCAGGATTTCTCGGTAGTTGGCGGGCGTGTCTTCCTGCAGCAGGCTACCGCCATCTCCGATCCCGACCTCCTGCTCCGCCTGTTCGGATTCATCGCGCGCCACGGTTTCAAGCTCAGCGCTGACACGGAGCGCCGCGCCGAACAGGTGCTCCCGACAATCGCGGAGCGACTCCCGCGCGGCCCCGCGCTGTGGTCTCACCTGCGGGAAATCCTGCTGGCGCCGCACGCCGCACCGACCTTGCGCGCCATGCATTCGCTCGGCCTGTTGACGCAAATCATTCCTGAATTCAAGCTGGTCGATTCGCTGGTGCTACGGGATTTCTACCATCGCTACACGGTGGACGAGCACACCTTTCTCGCCATCGAAAATCTGCAGCGGTTAAACGGTTCGGACGACGATCGCGAGCGCCGCTTCGCGGAAATGCTCAGCGAGGTCAAGGAATCCGATCTGCTCTACCTTGCCGTCCTGCTGCACGATCTGGGCAAAGGCGGCCCCGGAGACCAGCACGTGCAATCGAGTGTTGCGATTGCGGAAGGGATCCTGGAGCGGCTGGGGCTGAACGAACACGAGCGCGAGACCGTCATTTTTCTCATCGCCAATCACCTGGAATTGTCGGCGACACTGCGCCGTGACATCTTCGATAGCGAAACCATCCGCAACCTGGCGGACAAAATCGGCACGCCCGAGCGCTTGCAAATGCTGTGCCTGCTCACCTGGTCGGACATTAAGTCGGTGAACCCGGCCGCGCTCACGCCGTGGAAAGCCGAAATGCTGTGGCAGCTTTACATCGCCACCGTGCGGCGCCTCAACCACAGCGTGGACCAGGAGCGGGTCCACGGCGACGAAGCCCAGGTGGCGCGCGTTATCTCCACCTTTCCCGATCGGGCCACGGAAATCCGTGAATTCCTCAACGGCTTGCCGCAGCGTTACCTGCGCACTTACGCCGAACAGGCCGCGTTCCACTTTCAGCTCGTCTCGCAGCTTCGCAATGGCGCCATCCAGCTATCGCTGAACCTGAATCGCGATCTGTTCGAACTCACGGTCGTTACCGGAGACCGGCCCGGATTGTTTGCCACCATCGCCGGATTTCTCTTTGCCTGGGGCATGAGCATCATCAAGGCGGATGCCTTCTCCCACAATTCCGGAATCATCCTGGACACCTTTCATTTTTCCGACCGCTTCGGAACCCTGACCATGAATCCGCCCGAGCGCGAGCGCTTCAAGCGCAACCTGGAGGAAGTTCTGTGCGGCGAAGCCAACCTGGAAAAGCTGGTGCTGAACCGGCTCAGGAGCGAGCGGCCCGGCACACCGCCGGTCAAGATCGAGCCCAAAGTGGAATTCGACGGGCAATGCTCATCGCACAGCACGGTGATTGAGATCATCGCGCAGGACCGGCCCGGGTTGCTCTACGACGTCGCTTCCCTGCTCGCTGCCGAACAATGCAATATCGAGGTCGCGCTCATCGACACCCAGGGACACATGGCAGTGGATGTTTTCTATCTCACCTCGGAGCGTCGCAAGCTTGACTCCGAGCGTCAGCAGCGACTTGCCGCTCAACTCATCGCTGAACTCCACTGA
- a CDS encoding 30S ribosomal protein S1, giving the protein MSEPESFSDQLEQFERASARKPTAGRKQLEGTVVAVTADSVFLDIGYKTEGILPLSAMQESAEAVKAGDKVAVSVTGRDPEGYYQLSRSRVERPTDWSSLQQAFAERAPIMGTVTAVVKGGVSVDVGVRAFMPASRTGTRDAAEMEKLVGQEIRCRITKLDVTDEDVVVDRRAVLEEEAFASRQHRYSELKEGDTVTGTVRSLTDYGAFVDIGGVDALLHVGELSWSRVNKPADVLTVGQSLEARVVKIDADKRRIALSLKQLQPHPWDSAAEKYKVNDRVRGTVTRIVDFGAFVELEPGVEGLIHISEMSWAKRIKKASDVVKQGDTVEAVILGVNLADRRISLGLKQALGDPWAQAAESFPAGSILEGPVTSLTSFGAFVQLAEGVEGMVHVGNISAEKRIEHPKDVLRVGQTVRVQVLEFDRDKRRISLGMKQLAATGLDEYLAEHKPGDIVTGRLMEISGTQGRVELGEGIHATCRIPEIAGNKHESKGKEEDSPQSSKPDLSSLTSMLNARWKGTAKVTSTSKALAPSSGQVRSFRIARLDPAAKKIELELE; this is encoded by the coding sequence ATGTCCGAACCAGAATCGTTCTCTGATCAGTTGGAGCAATTCGAGCGGGCAAGCGCGCGCAAGCCTACCGCAGGGCGCAAGCAACTGGAAGGCACGGTAGTCGCCGTCACCGCCGACTCCGTCTTCCTCGATATCGGTTATAAGACCGAGGGCATCCTGCCGCTTTCCGCGATGCAGGAATCGGCCGAAGCGGTAAAAGCCGGCGACAAGGTCGCGGTTTCCGTGACCGGACGCGATCCCGAGGGCTACTACCAGCTTTCCCGCTCACGCGTGGAGCGTCCCACCGACTGGTCTTCGCTGCAGCAGGCTTTCGCCGAGCGTGCGCCGATCATGGGCACCGTGACGGCGGTGGTGAAAGGCGGGGTCAGCGTGGATGTCGGTGTGCGCGCCTTCATGCCGGCCTCTCGCACCGGCACGCGCGATGCCGCCGAAATGGAAAAGCTTGTCGGCCAGGAAATCCGCTGCCGCATCACCAAGCTCGATGTTACCGATGAAGACGTGGTGGTGGATCGTCGCGCCGTTCTCGAAGAAGAAGCTTTCGCCTCGAGGCAGCACCGCTACTCCGAATTGAAAGAAGGGGACACCGTAACCGGCACCGTCCGCAGCCTCACCGACTATGGCGCCTTTGTGGACATCGGCGGCGTTGACGCACTTCTCCATGTGGGCGAGCTCTCCTGGAGCCGGGTCAACAAACCCGCGGACGTTCTCACCGTCGGCCAAAGCCTGGAAGCACGAGTGGTGAAGATCGACGCCGACAAACGCCGCATAGCGCTCAGCCTCAAACAACTTCAACCGCATCCGTGGGATTCCGCGGCGGAGAAATACAAGGTCAACGATCGCGTGCGCGGCACGGTCACGCGCATCGTCGATTTCGGCGCTTTTGTGGAATTGGAGCCCGGCGTTGAAGGACTGATTCACATCTCTGAAATGTCTTGGGCCAAGCGAATTAAGAAGGCCAGCGACGTGGTGAAGCAAGGCGACACGGTCGAAGCCGTCATTCTTGGCGTCAACCTGGCCGATCGGCGCATTTCGCTCGGACTCAAGCAGGCACTCGGCGATCCGTGGGCGCAAGCCGCGGAAAGTTTTCCCGCCGGCTCCATCCTGGAAGGCCCGGTTACCAGCCTGACGAGTTTCGGCGCTTTCGTTCAACTCGCCGAGGGCGTCGAGGGCATGGTCCACGTCGGCAACATCAGCGCCGAGAAACGCATTGAACATCCCAAGGACGTACTGCGCGTGGGCCAAACGGTGCGCGTCCAGGTGCTCGAGTTCGACCGCGACAAGCGCCGCATCTCGCTCGGCATGAAACAGCTGGCGGCCACCGGTCTCGATGAATACCTGGCCGAGCACAAGCCCGGCGATATCGTCACCGGAAGGCTGATGGAAATTTCAGGCACGCAAGGCCGGGTCGAACTCGGCGAAGGCATCCATGCCACCTGCCGTATCCCGGAAATAGCGGGGAACAAGCACGAATCGAAGGGCAAGGAGGAGGACAGCCCCCAGTCTTCCAAGCCCGATCTGTCGTCGCTTACATCGATGCTGAATGCGCGCTGGAAAGGCACTGCAAAAGTAACATCAACGAGCAAGGCGCTGGCTCCAAGCTCCGGCCAGGTGCGCAGCTTTCGCATCGCCCGCCTCGACCCGGCGGCAAAGAAAATCGAATTGGAGCTGGAATAA
- a CDS encoding cupin domain-containing protein has translation MQLRRVLYGVVALCLCLAPILSAQDAVKVDPKHYKVVEENDQVRILKVHYGPHEKSVMHSHPNSVAVFLADGKGEFNYPDGKKEPMSWKAGEARYTPAVTHQPEDTGDKPLELILVELKGKASAAKPMKEEKK, from the coding sequence ATGCAACTGCGACGAGTGCTGTATGGGGTGGTGGCGTTGTGCCTGTGCCTTGCCCCGATCCTGTCGGCCCAGGATGCTGTCAAGGTGGATCCCAAGCATTACAAGGTAGTGGAGGAAAACGACCAAGTGCGGATTCTGAAAGTGCACTACGGACCGCACGAAAAGTCCGTGATGCATAGTCACCCCAATTCGGTGGCGGTGTTCCTCGCTGACGGTAAAGGAGAATTTAACTACCCTGATGGGAAAAAGGAACCGATGTCGTGGAAGGCAGGGGAGGCGCGATATACGCCGGCCGTAACTCACCAGCCCGAGGACACCGGCGACAAACCTCTCGAGCTGATCCTGGTCGAGTTGAAAGGCAAAGCATCCGCAGCCAAGCCGATGAAAGAGGAGAAGAAGTAA
- a CDS encoding sodium/proton-translocating pyrophosphatase — HGLSENVGKLSLLHAPFFLGLVTGGAMIYWFTGASTQAVSTGAYRAVEFIKANIRLEGVEKASVSDSKRVVEICTQYAQKGMWNIFLAVFFGTLCFAFVEPFFFIGYLIAIAIFGLYQAMFMANAGGAWDNAKKIVEVELQQKGTDLHAATVVGDTVGDPFKDTSSVAMNPVIKFTTLFGLLAVELAVKLTTEAGSGLTHILALGFFAVSFFFVYRSFFGMRIGGLESAKTAVVEKEETMAHR; from the coding sequence CCACGGTCTCAGCGAAAACGTCGGCAAGCTCTCGCTGTTGCACGCCCCATTTTTCCTGGGCCTGGTAACGGGCGGCGCCATGATCTACTGGTTCACCGGCGCTTCCACCCAGGCGGTGAGCACCGGCGCCTACCGCGCCGTTGAGTTCATCAAGGCCAACATCCGCCTGGAAGGCGTGGAGAAGGCTTCGGTCAGCGACAGCAAGAGAGTGGTAGAGATCTGTACCCAGTACGCCCAGAAGGGCATGTGGAATATCTTTCTTGCGGTGTTCTTCGGGACGCTGTGCTTCGCCTTCGTCGAGCCGTTCTTCTTCATCGGCTACCTGATTGCGATCGCCATCTTCGGCCTCTATCAGGCGATGTTCATGGCCAACGCCGGCGGCGCTTGGGACAATGCCAAGAAGATCGTCGAGGTCGAGTTGCAGCAGAAAGGCACCGACCTGCACGCCGCTACTGTCGTGGGTGACACCGTTGGTGACCCCTTTAAGGACACCTCCTCGGTGGCCATGAACCCGGTCATCAAGTTCACCACGCTGTTCGGCCTGCTCGCGGTCGAATTGGCAGTGAAGCTGACTACCGAAGCAGGCTCGGGGCTGACCCACATCCTTGCTCTCGGCTTTTTTGCTGTCTCTTTTTTCTTCGTCTACCGCTCGTTCTTCGGCATGAGGATCGGCGGCTTGGAGAGCGCGAAAACGGCGGTTGTGGAGAAGGAAGAGACGATGGCTCATCGATAA